The following are from one region of the Polyangiaceae bacterium genome:
- a CDS encoding protein kinase, which produces MRFALLLIALLACAGCGTPASAIELTHAEYRWRGTGEFHALTRLDLEPPDRDGAQMLEVCYQVPALDVSDPVLAQPGASSIAGASVDGKQANIAGGILPLGAPRQAHRACIVHRAWYPLGSHGAVVGSELQLVRWTEQRELPQFALGLVFAVLGIALLGSSLRTGAVRSYRFVGAFALSLSLVSVSQALLLRSLILESGWRWLTAAGLGAAPATAALFVRDTVGDTRKGWLRVAAVSTLAFAVLLIVLDAVRVVPVQQSYRFVYLFVLLTTVVIIPHLIAKARGGDRAAKALLYGLGALVLISLPDVAVGLDLTTQAATGFTSLGLLVFFLFIGYAVEQSYRTQRARLEQTAGTLRQQVTELEERGQEIETLNEELRHQLERRSRELQSALSGARNVGTSSAALTRGAVVDGRYRVERRLGAGAMGAVYDCVRLTDERHVAVKLMTGLLRLEQALRFAREAEIAAKLRHECLVPLVDVGVAPEGYLYLVMELVVGNTLEDERARFGDARWGLPILTDVARGLAALHEAKIVHRDLKPSNVLLDRRGTAAVRARIADFGIARPDESPAFADTALPDDPALARTELGALTQTGALVGTPLYMPPEAARGESSLASDVFALGVVMHEVLTGAYPFAAPPVFAARAGAEAAILVSPDLAPELSTLVAQMLDPNPAARPAAEAVRAALERAQPVEKLGISGPQP; this is translated from the coding sequence TTGCGCTTTGCGCTGCTTCTGATCGCCCTGCTCGCGTGCGCCGGGTGCGGCACGCCGGCCAGCGCGATCGAGCTCACCCACGCGGAGTATCGCTGGAGGGGCACCGGCGAATTCCACGCGCTCACACGCCTGGATCTGGAGCCGCCCGATCGCGACGGCGCGCAGATGCTGGAGGTCTGCTACCAAGTTCCTGCGCTCGATGTTTCCGACCCGGTTTTGGCTCAGCCGGGCGCATCCAGCATCGCTGGCGCGAGCGTGGACGGGAAGCAAGCCAACATTGCCGGCGGCATTCTGCCGCTGGGCGCGCCTCGGCAGGCTCATCGCGCCTGTATCGTCCATCGCGCGTGGTATCCCCTCGGCAGTCACGGGGCTGTCGTGGGTTCCGAGCTTCAGCTCGTGCGGTGGACCGAGCAGCGCGAGTTACCGCAATTTGCGCTGGGTTTGGTGTTCGCCGTGCTGGGCATCGCCTTGCTTGGCTCGTCGCTACGCACCGGCGCGGTGCGGTCCTACCGGTTCGTCGGAGCCTTTGCGCTGAGCCTGAGTTTGGTTTCGGTCTCTCAAGCACTGCTATTGCGATCGCTGATCTTGGAGAGCGGTTGGCGCTGGCTCACGGCAGCGGGGCTTGGTGCGGCTCCGGCAACCGCCGCGCTGTTCGTGCGCGACACCGTGGGCGACACCCGCAAGGGTTGGCTTCGTGTCGCTGCCGTGTCGACGCTCGCTTTTGCCGTTCTCTTGATCGTGTTGGACGCGGTTCGCGTCGTACCGGTGCAGCAAAGCTATCGGTTCGTCTACTTGTTCGTCTTACTCACGACGGTCGTCATCATTCCACATTTGATTGCCAAGGCGCGCGGCGGTGATCGAGCAGCCAAGGCGCTGCTGTACGGTCTGGGCGCCCTGGTCTTGATTTCCCTCCCCGACGTCGCAGTGGGACTGGATTTGACGACGCAAGCGGCGACGGGATTCACGAGCCTCGGCCTGCTCGTCTTCTTCCTGTTCATCGGCTACGCGGTGGAGCAGAGCTACCGCACGCAGCGCGCGCGGCTCGAGCAGACGGCGGGCACGTTGCGCCAGCAGGTCACCGAGCTCGAGGAGCGCGGGCAGGAGATCGAGACGCTCAACGAGGAGCTCCGCCACCAGCTCGAACGGCGCTCGCGGGAGCTTCAATCCGCGCTTTCCGGTGCAAGAAACGTCGGTACCTCCAGCGCGGCGCTGACCCGAGGCGCGGTCGTGGACGGTCGCTACCGAGTGGAGCGCCGTTTGGGGGCCGGCGCCATGGGCGCGGTGTACGATTGCGTGCGCCTCACGGACGAGCGCCACGTGGCCGTCAAGCTCATGACCGGCTTGCTTCGCCTCGAGCAGGCGCTTCGCTTCGCCCGCGAGGCGGAGATCGCCGCCAAGCTGCGACACGAGTGCCTCGTTCCGTTGGTGGACGTGGGCGTGGCGCCGGAGGGCTACCTGTACCTGGTGATGGAGCTCGTCGTCGGCAACACGCTGGAGGACGAGCGCGCCCGTTTCGGCGACGCCCGTTGGGGACTACCGATCCTCACCGACGTGGCCCGCGGTCTCGCTGCGCTTCACGAGGCCAAGATCGTCCACCGCGACCTCAAACCTTCCAATGTCTTGTTGGACCGCCGCGGAACCGCCGCGGTCCGGGCGCGCATCGCGGACTTCGGCATCGCGCGCCCGGACGAGTCCCCCGCGTTCGCGGACACGGCGCTGCCCGACGATCCGGCCCTGGCCCGGACCGAGCTCGGCGCGCTCACGCAGACCGGCGCCTTGGTCGGCACGCCGCTGTACATGCCGCCGGAAGCGGCGCGCGGCGAGTCGTCGCTGGCGTCCGACGTCTTCGCCCTGGGCGTCGTGATGCACGAGGTGCTGACCGGCGCCTACCCCTTCGCGGCGCCGCCGGTGTTCGCCGCGCGCGCCGGTGCGGAGGCGGCGATCCTCGTTTCCCCGGATCTCGCTCCGGAGCTTTCGACCCTGGTCGCCCAGATGCTCGACCCCAATCCCGCGGCTCGGCCCGCGGCGGAGGCCGTGCGGGCAGCCCTCGAGCGGGCGCAGCCTGTGGAAAAACTGGGGATTTCCGGGCCCCAGCCTTGA